The Neisseria subflava genomic interval ATGCCTGATATTTTGAACTATTTATCGGCAACATATATGACAGGCTTTTTGGCGACAGATACAGAGTTTGCAACTGATGCGAACAATACGCCTTCATTGAACGAACAGATTGATGTGAATAGCAAAGACGTACCTGAAACAGCAATGAGCAAAGAGGCTCAAAAAATTGCCGGTCCGTCGAAAGAACAACCTCGCGGCCTGTTGCAACGCCTGATGCGTAAGTTGCTGGGTAAATCGTAAAGGACACGTCATGAAAGAAAATAAAATTATCTTTACCGGTCCTGTTGGCGTAGGTAAAACCACTGCAATTTCAGCTTTATCTGATGAACCTCCGGTTCAAACCGATGCATCCGCATCCGATATTACACTTGTCCGTAAGGGGTACACGACTGTGGCGATGGACTACGGTGTCATTCATTTGGATGAGGAAACTAAGGTTCACCTGTATGGTACGCCTGGTCAGGAGCGTTTTAATTTCATGTGGGAAATTCTGAGCCAAGGCAGTATGGGCTTGGTGCTTCTTTTGGATAATACAAGAAGCAATCCATTGAAAGACTTGCAATTCTTCTTGGATGCATTCCGGGAGTTGCTGAAAAAAGCGCCTCTGGTTGTAGGGGTAACGAAGATGGATATCCGATCCTTACCAAGCGTGGATGTTTATCAAAAATATTTAGCACAGAATAATTTTAATGTACCGGTTTTTGAGATTGATGCGCGTCGAAAAGACGATGTAAGACAATTGGTTACTGCCATGTTGTTCTCAATTGACCCCGGATTAGAGGTATAAGATGGAAGCGACACTCTCTTTACAAGCAAATTTATATCCTAAGATTACACCGGCGGGTGCGTATTATGCTGTTTCAAGTGATACGCCCAGTGCCAGCAGAACTTTATTGTATGGTCTGTTGCGTGCAGAGCCGTCTGAAACCATCAGCAGCGAAAAAATCTTGGCGTGGGCGGATACCAGCGACATCAATACCGCTTTGAATCTGCTGTACCGTCTCCAACGCTTGGAATTCTTGTATGGTGATGAGGAAATCAGCACAGACGATATCCATTTGACTGACGAGCAATTGCCTACATTGTTGGAACAGTTGTCTAATTCTGGCAAAGCTTTATTGGCTGATGAAAACGGTTTGTATTTTGCCAATGCCAATTTCCATCACGAGGCTGCGGAAGAGTTGGGCCTTTTGGCGAGCGAAGTGGCCAAAATGGAAGACAATCACCGTCTTTTGATTCGCAATAACCTGCATATCAATAATAGCGCATGGGGTATTTGTGATCCTTCAGGCCAAAGTGAATTGACCTTTTTCCCTCTGTATATTGGCATGACCAAGCTGATTTTGGTAATTGGCGGAATGCCTGACTTAAATAAAGAGGCTTTTGTTACTTTGGTTAAAGTGCTGTACCACCGATACGGCAGCCGTTGATTTTTGCCTGACCGATATTTATTTTAGAATGGAGCGACTATGCAACAACTATTAATCTCTGTATTAAGCGATTTGAACAATACCTCTGCTGATATCACTGCTTCTGCAGTTATTTCTACAGACGGCCTGCCGATCGCAACCATGCTGCCTTCCCACCTGAATGCAGACCGTGTAGGCGCGATGTCGGCAACGCTTTTGGCATTGGGCAATCGTTCCGTGCGTGAGTTGGCTTGCGGTGAGTTGGATCAGGTAATGGTTAAAGGTAAAAACGGCTATATTCTGTTGAGTCAAGCAGGTGAAAAAGCAGTGTTGGCATTGATGGCAAAAGAAAGCGGTAAATTGGGCTTGATTTTGTTAGATGCGAAACGTGCAGCCAAACAAATTGCTGAAATCTTATAAAAGTTTTATAAATTAAAAAGATATAAAAATAGGGGCTGTACTAGATAACTAGGGAAATCTAATTTCAGGTTAAAATAATCCCTATGAGAAGAAGCCGTTTAAGTCAGTACAAACAAAACAAACTGATTGAGCTGTTTATTGCAGGTGTTACCGCACGCACAGCAGCGCAATTAGTCAGTGTTAATAAAAACACATCAGCCTATTACTTTCATCGTTTACGTGTACTAATTTTTCATAACAGCCCGCATCTGGAAATGTTTGATGGCGAAGTAGAAGTTGATGAAAGCTATTTTGGTGGGCAGCGCAAAGGCAAACGCGGTCGCGGTGCAGCCAGCAAAGTGGTTGTATTCGGGCTTCTGAAGCGCAACGGCAAGGTTTACACCGTTGCTGTGCCCAATACACAAACTGCCACTTTATTGCCGATAATACGTGAGCAAGTAAAGCCTGACAGTATTGTTTATACTGATTGTTACAAAAGCTATGACGTACTTGATGTGAGTGAGTTTAGCCACTTTCGCATTAATCACAGCACACATTTTGCTGATCGACAAAATCACATCAACGGAATTGAGAACTTTTGGAATCAGGCAAAACGCCACTTACGTAAGTTTAACGGCATTCCCAAAGAGCATTTTGAGCTGTATTTGAAGGAATGTGAATGGCGTTTTAACCATGGTGAAATAAAAGTTCAAATTTCTATTTTAAAACAATTAGTAAAGCAGAATTTATTCTGGTTATCTAGTACAGCCCCTAAAAATATTTTTGTTTTTATATAGATTGTTGCTTGACAGATTTCTGATATTTTCTATATAATTCCATCTTTAATTCCCCGATAGCTCAGTCGGTAGAGCGACGGACTGTTAATCCGCAGGTCCCTGGTTCGAGCCCAGGTCGGGGAGCCAAATTTTAAAACCACCATGTTGCATGGTGGTTTTTATTTTATCTATTTATTAGTATTTTTAACATATTGATAATGCGTGGTGAGATGGTTGTACTTAATGCTTCAATTTTCAGACGGCCTACCAGCATATTTAAATATCTCATTTATTTTTTAAGCTATACATAATATTTATAGAAAAATAATATCTTATTGTTATTTATGGAAAACTCACATACATTACATTCTTCATCACGCTTTCGGTTCGCATTAAAAAATGCGGCATGGCACTTGTTGATTAGTCTGATTTTGGCAGGATTGGCCGCTTTGTTGGTATTTGGAGTTTGGTATCCTTATCCGTATGCCGAGCTGACAGGTGGATTGGCTTTATATAAACTGGTCATTTCAGTAGATATTGTTTGTGGTCCGTTGCTGACTTTGATTCTTGCCAGTCCGAGCAAGAAACTTAAAGAGAGGATTGTTGATTTTTCCTTAATCGGCATGATTCAGCTGGCTGCTTTGATTTATGGTTTATATAGTGTATCTTTGGCACGTCCAGTGGTTGCTGCATTTGAAACCGATAGGATAAATGTGGTAACTGCTGCAGAAATTGATGTAAATGATTTGAGCCATGCCCCGAAGGATTTGCAGGATTTATCTTGGTTTGGCGCGCGTCGTGTTGGGTTGCGTGAAGCAACGGGTCCGGATGAAGCTAACCAAAGTCTTGATTTGTCTTTGAAAGGTGTTGAACCGAGTATGAGGCCTTCTTGGTGGTTGCCAGATTCGCAGCAGGAACGTGAGAAAATTCGTAAGACAATGAAACCGTTATTTGTCTTGGCAAAAGCCCGTGGCATGAGTGAGGAGTCAATTTTTAAACAGGCTTCGCTGGAAAACGATGGAAAAGAATTGTATTTCTTGCCATTTACCAGTGCGCGCAGTAAAGAATGGGTTGTGATATTGAATGATCAGGCAGATTTCTTGGGTTATGCGCCGATTGATGGTTTTATCAAGTAAGAAAAGGCCGTCTGAAAGCTGGTAAGTGATGGTATAGGCTGTTTTTAAAAGAAAATATGCTGCCAGACTTTGCCTTTCTTTCGTCAAACTGATAAACTGTTTGCCATTATTTTTGACCGAGGCATAAATTTTTCATGAAAGACGCAGAGCAGAGTAGTTGTTATACCGCTTCTTTCCCTTTATTTATGTCCGAACTTTGGCAGTCTGTCCGTTTTAAGCGGAACGGCTGCCTTTTTGTATTTTAAAGGAACACAATCATTATGGATTTCAGTTGGTTGGCAGAGCCGCATACTTGGATAGGCTTTGCCACGCTTCTGGTTTTGGAAGTTGTTTTAGGTATTGATAACCTTGTTTTTGTAGCGATTTTGGCAAACAAGGTTAAACCGTCGCAACGTGATAAGGCGCGGATAACGGGCTTGGGTTTGGCCGTAGTTATTCGGATTTTCATGCTGGGCTTTATGGCGCACATCATGACGCTGACGCGTCCTTTGTTTGAGTTGGGCGGTCTGGAGATTTCCGGTAAAGACATGATTATGTTTGCCGGCGGTATTTTCCTGCTTTATAAAGCAACTACCGAGCTGCACGAACGCCTTGAAGGCCACAATCAATTTGCTGTTGCTGAAGGGCAGAAGAAGCATTCTGCTTTTTGGGGCGTTGTGGCGCAAATCTTGATTTTGGATGCGGTTTTCTCTATCGATTCTGTCATTACGGCAGTGGCGATGGTGGATCATATTGTGGTGGCAATGGGTGCGGTTGTTGTGGCGATGACGGTGATGATTTCCGCCAGCAAACTGTTGACTGCCTTTGTGGATAAGCATCCGACCGTTGTGATGTTGTGTCTGGGTTTCTTGTTGATGATTGGTTTCAGTCTGATTGCGGAAGCCTTCCATTTCCATATTCCGAAAGGCTATTTGTATGCGGCGATCGGCTTCTCGATTTTGATCGAACTGTTTAATCAGGTTTCGCAAAAGAATGCCCGTAAAAATGACTACATCAGCACTTCTTGGCGTAAGCGCACCGCTGAAAATGTGTTGGGTATGATGGGTATCCGCGAAAGCATTTTGGCAAAAGCAGGCGATAATGGCGGCGATGACGAGCATTTTGAAGAAAACGAAAAATCCATGATTCGCAGCGTGCTGACTTTGGCGGAGCGTCCGATTATGGGCGTGATGATTCCGCGTCGGGAGATCGAGAAATTGGATATTTCCCAAAGTCGGGAAGAGCAAAATGCGCAGTTGAAAAATACGCCGTATAGCCGTTTGTTGGTTGTCGGTAAGGCAGGTGTAGATGAGCCTTTGGGCTATATCAGTAAAAAAGATTTGCTGAACCAGCTGCTTGAATCGGGAGAAATCAATATTCAGACGGCCTTGCGCCAACCATTGATTTTGCCGGATAGTACGACGGCGTTGAATGCGATTGAATTGTTCCGTCAAAGCAGCGCGGATTATGCGTTGGTGGTGGATGAATTTGGCGCGGTGTTGGGCATGGTGACCATGAAAGATTTGTTGGAAACCATCGCTGGTGAATTCCCCGAGGAATTCGAGCGTGAGGAAGAAGAAGCTGCTCCAGCCAGTCAGGATGAAACGCTGTCTGTGGATGGTGCATTGGAGTATGTGGAATTGGCTTCTCAGCTAAATCTGCCTGCTCAAGAGGAAGATGCGGACTTCCATACCGTTGCCGGCTTGATTATGGAAGAATTGCAAAGTATTCCTGATGTGGGCGACTTCATTGATTATCATGGCTGGCGTTTTGAAGTGGTTGAGAAGGATGGGCAACGGATTGCCCGTGTGAAAATCAACCGTTTGCCGGAAGAAGAATAAGTAAAGGCTAATATAGTAAAGGCCGTCTGAAAATGTTCAGACGGCCTTTTTATTTGTTCAACTTTAGTTGCCGTAATGTCCTGAGCCTAAGATTCGGTGTGAATGTGCGCCGGTTGCATGGTGGGGATTACTTGGGACCTGATTGCACCAACAGGCTGCAAGCCAGGCAAAAGCGGCTGCTTCGACCCATTGTGGGTCAAGATGGAGCTTGGCTGTGCTGTGCAATTTGGTGTCGGGAGAAAACAGGGTTTCCAAGTCTTGCATCAAAATCGGATTGCGGATGCCGCCGCCGCAGATATAAAGATTATGAATTGCCGGAGCAGCTTGTTTGGTCGCATCAAAAATGGTTTGTGCAGTATAAAAGACCAATGTGCGTATCACATCTTCCGGTTTTTCATTACCTTTCAGACGGCCTTGAAGCCAGCTTAGAGAAAACAACTCTCGGCCTGTACTTTTCGGATAAGGGCGGCTGAAGTAAGGATGGTCGAGCAGGGAAGCGAGCAGGTCAGGGAGGATTTTGCCTTGTGCGGCTTTATACCCGTTTTTGTCGTAAGGCTGCTGCCAAATATGTTGCATCCATGCATCCATCAGCATATTGCCGGGGCCGGTATCGAAGCCGAAAGAAGGGTTGTCGGGCGGGAGGATGCTGATATTGGAAATGCCGCCAATGTTGAGTACGGCACGGGTTTCATTCGCATCTTGAAACAGCGCTTCGTGAAAAGCTGGAACGAGGGGCGCACCTTGACCGTTGCAGGCAAGGTCGCGACTGCGGAAGTCGCCGACCGTGAAAATGCCGGTCAGTTCGGCTAAAAGCGAGAGGTTGACCAATTGAATGCTGTAACCGTGTTCAGGCGCATGGCGGATAGTTTGTCCGTGGCAGCCGATTGCGGCAATGTCTTTGGCCGACAGGTTTTGCTCTGTCAACAGTTGCTGGACGGTTTGGGCGTATAGGCGGCTGAGTGTTTGCGCCAGGATATTGCTTCTATGCAATTCATTTTCGCCTATGTCTTGTAGTGCCAACAATTCTTGGCGCAGGCCGTCTGAATAGGGTAGAAAGCTGTGGGCAATAGCGCGTTGCCATTGCTTGTCCTGCATTTGAATCAGTACGGCATCGGCACCGTCCATGCTGGTTCCGGACATGATGCCGATATAGTATTGGGGTTGCATTTCAGTTACAGAAAGAGAAGGTAAAACGACATTTTAACGCCTTTTGACGTTTTTACGGGAATTTCGGCATTTAATGTAAATAGTTGGTGCAAGAAAGATTACAAAAAGGTTAAAATAACGCGACTCAACATGTTTTCCAAAAGGAAACTTTCCATGGCTCAAACTCAGTCGAGTGCGAACTTGAAGCTGATTAATACGGTTTTTGCCGCTATGCTTGTGAGCATGGTCGGCTATTTTATTTATTGGGGCCTGGGTTATACCCACTACAACCACTCCGGCCTGTTTATCCTTGCTACCTTTTTCGGCGTCTTCATGGCGTTTAATGTGGGTGGCAACGATATTGCCAACTCTTTCGGTACAAGTGTCGGCTCCGGCACTTTGACCATTCCGCAAGCCTTGCTGATCGCGGCAGTATTTGAAGTCAGCGGCGCAGTGATTGCTGGCGGCGAGGTAACAGATACTATCCGTAAGGGTATTGTCGATTTGAATGGCATGCATCTGGATCCGATGCAGTTTGTCTTCATTATGATGTCTGCGCTTTTGGCTGCGGCATTGTGGCTGCTTTTCGCATCGCACAAAGGTCTGCCGGTTTCCACTACACATGCCATTATCGGCGGTATCGTCGGTAGTGCTCTGTGTATGGCGGCATTGAACGGTGTGGATTCTGTTGCGTTGATTCAATGGGACAAGTTGGGCGAAATTGCCTTGTCTTGGATATTGTCTCCGGTTTTGGGCGGCATTGTTTCCTATCTGTTGTTTTCACGAATTAAGAAAAACGTTTTGGACTACAACTCTTGGGCCGATAATACGCTCAAAGGCATCAAGCTGGAGAAGAAAACCTATAAAGAAGAGCACCGCCTGTTTTTTGAAGCCTTGAGTGAATCTGAAAAAGTCGAATACGCCACCAAAATGGCGCATGATGCCCAAATCTATGATGAGCCGGACTTTGATCCTGAAGAATTGCAGTCTGAGTATTATCGCGGTCTGCACCGCTTTGACAGCCGTAAGGGTGAAGTAGATTCTTACAAAGCGCTGCATTCCTGGGTGCCGTTTATTGCTTCTGTCGGTGGCATGATGATTGCGGCAATGTTGATTTTCAAAGGTCTGAAAAATCTGCATTTGGGTATGAGCAACGTCAACAGCTTCCTGACCATTTTCATGATTGGCGCGGCTATTTGGATGGGTACGTTTGTATTTGCCAAAAGTTTAAAACGCAAAGATTTGGATAAATCGACTTTTCAAATGTTCTCATGGATGCAGGTATTTACCGCTTGCGGTTTTGCATTCAGCCATGGTGCGAACGATATTGCCAATGCGATTGGTCCGTTTGCCGCAATTATGGATGTGTTGCGTACCAACAGCATTACTGCTCAAAACGCCGTGCCGCCGATTGCCATGTTGACTTTCGGTATCGCTTTGATTGTCGGCTTGTGGTTTGTCGGCAAAGAAGTGATTAAAACCGTAGGCACCAGCTTGGCAGAAATGCACCCCGCATCAGGTTTTTCTGCTGAGCTTTCTGCTGCTGCCGTCGTGATGGCCGCATCATTTATGGGCTTGCCTGTTTCCAGTACCCATATCTTGGTGGGTGCAGTTTTGGGTATCGGCTTGGTTAACCGCAATGCCAACTGGAAATTGATGAAACCGATCGGCCTTGCTTGGGTTATTACCTTGCCTGCTGCTGCCATTTTGTCTGTTGTCAGCTATTTGATTTTGCAAGCAGTGTTTTAATTGATTATTTGATTTAAAAGGGCCGTCTGAAAGATCGATTTCAGACGGCCTTTGCTTATTTTTGTAAGGGGTAGATTTTAGTTTATTTTAACGATGCATAAATCACGCTGTTCAATGTTTGAACTGATACAAGAATAACCAAGGTAATAGAGAAATACCTTATTGGGAATAGCTTAGAAAAGATTTTGGTTTCAAAACTTGGCTTGGTGAGGATATAAACAAAGCTATTTTTAATCAGCCTACTATAAGGTTAAGGCAATAAAAAGCCCCAATCCATCGACGTTTAAGTGTCGTATTGAACTGGGGTTTTTTCTATTTAGTATGAGCCTTATCAGGCCATCTGAACATTATTCAGCAGCTTTGTTGATCTCAGCTTGTGCAGGAGCCGCTTCTGCTTCAGTGGTAGCCTTAGCGGCTTGGCGTTCGGCTTGTGCAGCCAATGCCTGTTGAACGGCTGGGTGCTGTTGGGCGATGGTTTGTTCTTCTGCGCTGACTTCGCCTTTGAAGCGGTTGTTCAAGTCAAAACGTTTGCCGCCGCGAGCCAGGGCTTTCAGATAGCGTGGACGGCGGCAGTGGTTGGCCAGTACGCGTGCAATCAGTGCAGGGTCGTATTGGGGCAGGGCGGCAACCAAGTCTTGGTCGATACCAACGGCCAACGGTTTGAATCGTTTGAATACATCATATTTGCCGTAAATGTGGTCGGCAATCATGTCTGTCTGTTTTTTCTTGCTCATGGTTTGGACGGCAGATTTCAGCGCAGCGCCCAAAGCGGTTTCTTGTGCCATTGCGGTTGTATTCCTCTAATATAAATCCGTATTTTTGTCATACGGCAATAAGGTGCTATTGTAGTATAAAGACTGTGATTTGGCTAAATTTTTCTGAGAATATTCAGAAATAAATGGTTATTTTTCCAATTTGGCAATGTCCGGTGTATTTACCTGAACGTTGGCATTTTGCGCACGATGGCGTAAGACGTGGTCAATCAATACCAAGGCCAGCATGGCTTCTGCAATCGGAGCGGCGCGTAATCCGACGCAGGGATCGTGGCGGCCGTGTGTGGCAAGTTCGACAGGGTTGCCCTCTATATCAATGCTGCGGCGCGGTGTGGCGATGGAACTGGTCGGCTTGATGGCAATATTCACATGAATGTCTTGTCCGGTGCTGATGCCGCCCAAGATGCCACCTGAGTGGTTGGATAGAAAACCTTGAGGCGTGAGCTCGTCGCCATGCTCGCTGCCGCGTTGCATTACGCTATCAAAACCTGCACCGATTTCCACGCCTTTGACGGCATTAATGCCCATCATGGCATAGGCAATTTCTGCATCGAGGCGGTCAAAAACCGGTTCGCCCAAGCCAACAGGGACGTTGGCTGCTTCGATATGAAGTTTTGCGCCGACAGAATCCAATGATTTGCGCACGCTGTCCATATAGTTTTCCAAGTCCTCAATTTGGCTTTGGTTGGCGGCAAAAAAAGGATTTTGGGAAATATATTCGTAGCCTTCAAACTGGATTTCTTTTTCACCGACTTGGGTAACGTAGGCGGTAATTTCAGTACCGAATTTTTCTTTCAGCCATTTTTTTGCAACTGCTCCGGCTGCAACGCGGGCAGCGGTTTCGCGAGCGGAACTTCTACCGCCGCCGCGATAGTCGCGTGTACCGTATTTGTGCCAGTAGGTGTAATCGGCATGTCCGGGGCGGAAACTGGTGGCGATATTGCCATAGTCTTTGCTGCGTTGGTCGGTATTGCGGATTAGGAGGGCGATGGGTGTGCCGGTGGTTTTGCCTTCGAATACGCCGGAGAGGATTTCGACTTGGTCGGCTTCGCGGCGTTGGGTAACGTGGCGGCTGGTGCCGGGTTTGCGGCGGTCAAGGTCAAATTGGATATCCGCTTCGCTCAATTCTAGTCCGGGCGGGCAGCCGTCAATGATGCAGCCCAAGCCTGCGCCGTGGCTTTCGCCGAAAGTGGTAACGGTAAAGATTTGTCCGAAGGTATTGCCTGCCATAGGGATACTCTTTTGAAGTTGGGTTTGGAAATTTTTTACTTGTTTGGATAATTCTCAGGCCGTCTGAACAGATGCGAGAACGAAATCAAAGATTCTCGTTTCACCGTTCAGACGGCCTTTTGAGATGACTGTTTAGTTCAATTTACCGTGGCACTGTTTGTATTTCAGGCCGCTGCCACAAGGGCAAGGATCGTTGCGGTGAACAATCAGGCCGTTTTGTGCAAGCGCTTCAGGGCTGAAGTCTGTGCCGTCAGGATCGAACGCTTCTGTAACCAAATCGGTTTGCGATTGGCCGAGCAATTCTTCCATATCAGGCGCATCGGAGTGGACGGTTTGAACATCGCTGACGCTTTGTGCGGCAGTGTGGTCGTATTCGCTGTTGCGCTCGATTTGAACGGCGGTTAACAAAGCGGCAATGTTTTGTTTGATACCGCGCCACAGGTTTTCAAACATGGCGAAAGCTTCGCGTTTGTATTCCTGTTTTGGATTTTTCTGAGCATAGCTGCGCAGATGGATACCTTGGCGCAAGTAGTCCATAGCGGCGAGGTGTTCGCGCCATTGGTTGTCGATAACTTGCAGCATAACATTGCGTTCGAAGTCTGACATAGCCTGTTTGCCGACCAATTCGACTTTTTCGGCATATTCGTCTTCGATGCGCTTGATGAGGCGTTCTTTAATGTCTTGGTTGTCCAAAGTGCTGTCTTCTTTCAGCCAGCCTTTAATATCGACATGCAGGCGGAAATCGGCGGCAAGTTGGTGCTCCAGTGCCGGAATGTCCCATTGTTCTTCCATGCTGTCAGGTGGGATATGGTAATCAACCAAGTCGCTGATAACGTCGGCGCGGATTTCGCGGGTCAAATCGCTGACGTCTTTGCTGGTCAGGATTTCGTTACGTTGATGGTAAATCACTTTACGTTGGTCATTGGCAACGTCATCGTATTCCAAAACTTGTTT includes:
- a CDS encoding roadblock/LC7 domain-containing protein — translated: MQQLLISVLSDLNNTSADITASAVISTDGLPIATMLPSHLNADRVGAMSATLLALGNRSVRELACGELDQVMVKGKNGYILLSQAGEKAVLALMAKESGKLGLILLDAKRAAKQIAEIL
- a CDS encoding anhydro-N-acetylmuramic acid kinase, coding for MQPQYYIGIMSGTSMDGADAVLIQMQDKQWQRAIAHSFLPYSDGLRQELLALQDIGENELHRSNILAQTLSRLYAQTVQQLLTEQNLSAKDIAAIGCHGQTIRHAPEHGYSIQLVNLSLLAELTGIFTVGDFRSRDLACNGQGAPLVPAFHEALFQDANETRAVLNIGGISNISILPPDNPSFGFDTGPGNMLMDAWMQHIWQQPYDKNGYKAAQGKILPDLLASLLDHPYFSRPYPKSTGRELFSLSWLQGRLKGNEKPEDVIRTLVFYTAQTIFDATKQAAPAIHNLYICGGGIRNPILMQDLETLFSPDTKLHSTAKLHLDPQWVEAAAFAWLAACWCNQVPSNPHHATGAHSHRILGSGHYGN
- the aroC gene encoding chorismate synthase — protein: MAGNTFGQIFTVTTFGESHGAGLGCIIDGCPPGLELSEADIQFDLDRRKPGTSRHVTQRREADQVEILSGVFEGKTTGTPIALLIRNTDQRSKDYGNIATSFRPGHADYTYWHKYGTRDYRGGGRSSARETAARVAAGAVAKKWLKEKFGTEITAYVTQVGEKEIQFEGYEYISQNPFFAANQSQIEDLENYMDSVRKSLDSVGAKLHIEAANVPVGLGEPVFDRLDAEIAYAMMGINAVKGVEIGAGFDSVMQRGSEHGDELTPQGFLSNHSGGILGGISTGQDIHVNIAIKPTSSIATPRRSIDIEGNPVELATHGRHDPCVGLRAAPIAEAMLALVLIDHVLRHRAQNANVQVNTPDIAKLEK
- a CDS encoding TerC family protein, with product MDFSWLAEPHTWIGFATLLVLEVVLGIDNLVFVAILANKVKPSQRDKARITGLGLAVVIRIFMLGFMAHIMTLTRPLFELGGLEISGKDMIMFAGGIFLLYKATTELHERLEGHNQFAVAEGQKKHSAFWGVVAQILILDAVFSIDSVITAVAMVDHIVVAMGAVVVAMTVMISASKLLTAFVDKHPTVVMLCLGFLLMIGFSLIAEAFHFHIPKGYLYAAIGFSILIELFNQVSQKNARKNDYISTSWRKRTAENVLGMMGIRESILAKAGDNGGDDEHFEENEKSMIRSVLTLAERPIMGVMIPRREIEKLDISQSREEQNAQLKNTPYSRLLVVGKAGVDEPLGYISKKDLLNQLLESGEINIQTALRQPLILPDSTTALNAIELFRQSSADYALVVDEFGAVLGMVTMKDLLETIAGEFPEEFEREEEEAAPASQDETLSVDGALEYVELASQLNLPAQEEDADFHTVAGLIMEELQSIPDVGDFIDYHGWRFEVVEKDGQRIARVKINRLPEEE
- a CDS encoding inorganic phosphate transporter, with protein sequence MAQTQSSANLKLINTVFAAMLVSMVGYFIYWGLGYTHYNHSGLFILATFFGVFMAFNVGGNDIANSFGTSVGSGTLTIPQALLIAAVFEVSGAVIAGGEVTDTIRKGIVDLNGMHLDPMQFVFIMMSALLAAALWLLFASHKGLPVSTTHAIIGGIVGSALCMAALNGVDSVALIQWDKLGEIALSWILSPVLGGIVSYLLFSRIKKNVLDYNSWADNTLKGIKLEKKTYKEEHRLFFEALSESEKVEYATKMAHDAQIYDEPDFDPEELQSEYYRGLHRFDSRKGEVDSYKALHSWVPFIASVGGMMIAAMLIFKGLKNLHLGMSNVNSFLTIFMIGAAIWMGTFVFAKSLKRKDLDKSTFQMFSWMQVFTACGFAFSHGANDIANAIGPFAAIMDVLRTNSITAQNAVPPIAMLTFGIALIVGLWFVGKEVIKTVGTSLAEMHPASGFSAELSAAAVVMAASFMGLPVSSTHILVGAVLGIGLVNRNANWKLMKPIGLAWVITLPAAAILSVVSYLILQAVF
- a CDS encoding GTP-binding protein, which translates into the protein MKENKIIFTGPVGVGKTTAISALSDEPPVQTDASASDITLVRKGYTTVAMDYGVIHLDEETKVHLYGTPGQERFNFMWEILSQGSMGLVLLLDNTRSNPLKDLQFFLDAFRELLKKAPLVVGVTKMDIRSLPSVDVYQKYLAQNNFNVPVFEIDARRKDDVRQLVTAMLFSIDPGLEV
- a CDS encoding ProQ/FINO family protein, coding for MAQETALGAALKSAVQTMSKKKQTDMIADHIYGKYDVFKRFKPLAVGIDQDLVAALPQYDPALIARVLANHCRRPRYLKALARGGKRFDLNNRFKGEVSAEEQTIAQQHPAVQQALAAQAERQAAKATTEAEAAPAQAEINKAAE
- a CDS encoding IS1595-like element ISNesp1 family transposase gives rise to the protein MRRSRLSQYKQNKLIELFIAGVTARTAAQLVSVNKNTSAYYFHRLRVLIFHNSPHLEMFDGEVEVDESYFGGQRKGKRGRGAASKVVVFGLLKRNGKVYTVAVPNTQTATLLPIIREQVKPDSIVYTDCYKSYDVLDVSEFSHFRINHSTHFADRQNHINGIENFWNQAKRHLRKFNGIPKEHFELYLKECEWRFNHGEIKVQISILKQLVKQNLFWLSSTAPKNIFVFI
- a CDS encoding fimb protein, producing the protein MENSHTLHSSSRFRFALKNAAWHLLISLILAGLAALLVFGVWYPYPYAELTGGLALYKLVISVDIVCGPLLTLILASPSKKLKERIVDFSLIGMIQLAALIYGLYSVSLARPVVAAFETDRINVVTAAEIDVNDLSHAPKDLQDLSWFGARRVGLREATGPDEANQSLDLSLKGVEPSMRPSWWLPDSQQEREKIRKTMKPLFVLAKARGMSEESIFKQASLENDGKELYFLPFTSARSKEWVVILNDQADFLGYAPIDGFIK